The region TGGCGGCGCATGCGCGCAGCGGCAGGTCTTGAAGGGGTGCGCATTCACGATCTGCGGCACACCTTCGCCTCAGGTGGTCTCGCGGTCGGCGAAGGATTATCGATGATCGGTAAGCTTCTCGGCCACACACAGATCCAAACGACTGCCCGCTATGCGCATCTTGCGTCGGATCCCATGAAGGCCGCTGCCAATAAGATCTCCGATCGGCTCGCCTCGGCATTGTCCAGTGCGCTCGAAGATCTCAGCCCGAAAGAACTTGTGTCTGAGCAGCTGGCTGAATCGGCGAGCGCGCAGTTTCGATAAACCTTATCGAGTCTATACGAGTTAGAACGATACATCTTTGGGGGTTTGAGTCGGAGGCGCGCTACACCGCAAGACCCACTATGGAGAGCGCATTGTTTTGCTACTGGAGGGAAGCTGCATAAAATAAAATAAAATAAACTGAATAACTACCGTCTGACGCCGGTAGGTTCGTGCTCTTGAAGATACTGAAGTATGACATCGTCCGTGATGTTGCCGCTGGTGGTGAAGAAATAGCTCCGAGCCCAGAAATGCCGTCCCCAGTAGCACTTCCGCAAGTCCGGAAACTCCATCTGGACCCGATGCGATGACCGTCCCTTGACGCGCCGCACGAAGTCGCTGACGGTAATATGCGGCGGAATTTCCACGAACATATGAACATGTTCTCGCGACAAAACGCCGGATACGATCTGGACGCCCAGTTCTTTGCACCGGATAATCGTTCGTATCCGCTCCCGCAACGCGCCTTCCAGCACCTTGTAGCGACACTTCGTGATCCAGACGATGTGATACCGATGGTGAAAAACCGTGTGACTCCCGCTTGTGTAGCTCATAGGCTGGCTCCTTAAAATGGACGTTTCCCCCTTCGCGGGCGTCCATTTTAAGGAGCCAGCCTATGACCAAAAAAACGGCTAAAGCCTCTTCCCGTCTGAAGACGGGGGTTTAAATCCAAAAAACTGACAATAAAATAGGGTCGGTCGCTTGAGTCGCCCCATTCGGATGGCTTCGGGACCGGTGCCTCTTCATAGCAAATCTCCCAAAGGAATTGGCTGGTGATGAATGGCATCAAACATGGAATGCAGATGCTGGTCTCTAGGATCATGGACACCTCCGCCT is a window of Methylocapsa sp. D3K7 DNA encoding:
- the tnpA gene encoding IS200/IS605 family transposase translates to MSYTSGSHTVFHHRYHIVWITKCRYKVLEGALRERIRTIIRCKELGVQIVSGVLSREHVHMFVEIPPHITVSDFVRRVKGRSSHRVQMEFPDLRKCYWGRHFWARSYFFTTSGNITDDVILQYLQEHEPTGVRR